A stretch of DNA from Castor canadensis chromosome 2, mCasCan1.hap1v2, whole genome shotgun sequence:
ATTGATTTGGCACAGAGAGCAGTTTTTATGGTTCACAGACCCCCTCTATCTTCAACCAAGAGAAATGGTTGCCCATTGCACAGATAgtaaactaataaaatatttcatgaatttCTTACCTAGAGTTGAGGCGTTCTTAACTCTGTAACTGACTCTTTTAGTTATAGAGATATTTAGGGGAACTCAGAGATTACAAAGGCAAACCAACATAGAAAATTTTATAGGCAAACAAAATATGTTAAAGTGTTTTCTATTATATGATTGTTAATTTACTTAAGAGAAGTAAATAGAAGATTGATGATCAGagacaaagaattttttaaacccTTTACAAACTGTATAACTCATTTCCGAACAGCAAGGACTACACTGTGAAACACCCTTTTCAGAGATCTTTTCACTTCCTTGTTCCTTAAGGAATAAATTAGTGAGTTTAACATGGGTGAaacaatattatttaatatttgaacCACAGTACCAAGCAGGGGGTTGGGTGTGCCCTGCAGATAGATGATGATCACAGGTCCATAGGCACAGAGGATTGCAGTGAGGTGAGCACTGCATGTGGAGAAAGCTTTCTGCCTCCCCTCTGCTGAATGGATTCTTAGGATGGCAATCCCAATATGAACATAGGAGACACAAACACTGAATAAAAGCATTAGAGCCAGAAAGCCAACGTTAATTGAACTGACTTTCCGAGCTAAGAAGCTGTCAGTGCAAGCCAAGGGTAAAACTTCAGGAATGTCACAGAAGAAATAGTCCACATGGTTGGGGCCACAGTAGATTAATTTAAAGGTCAATGAGGTCAGGATGGTGGCATGAAGACACCCCACCAATCCAGCTACCATGACCAAGCTGACACAGACTCCAAGTTTCATGATGAGCATGTATCTCAGTGGGTGACAGATGGCAACAAAACGATCATAGGACATCACAGAATAGAGGCATCCTTCACTAGATCCCAGAAAATTATAGAAGAAGAGCTGTGCAACACATCCCTTATAAGAGATGGTATGGCTGTGGCCAGAGAGATAAAGTAGCATCTTGGGACAGGTTACTGAAGGAAATGACATGTCAAAAATGGATAGAAGTCCcaagaagaaatacatggggGTATGAAGGGTAGAAGAAGAAATGATTGCTATAAATATGAGCAAATTTCCAAATAGGGTAAAGCTATAGATGAATAAGAAGATGACAAAGAGCACAGTCTCCAGTCCTTCTGTCTGAGGTATCCCTAACAGAATGAACTCATCCACCAATGTGTGATTTCTCATGCTGCTGGAAATGTGCTCTTGATAGAAAGACAAGAGTCAAGAGAACATAAAGGTGGATGCTAATTATAAATGCATACCAGTACTTTATTTCTTACCATTGTTTTCTTAAATGTAGAGATGTTATCTTTCTGTTCGTTGTTACAAAAGAATACCAAggaataccaaaaccagataaattGTAAAGAATAAAAGCTGTTCAGTTTGCAGTTCTGCAGATGTGTAGTCGAGCTGCCACAGGTAGTGAAGGCCTTCTTTCAGGTACTGCCTGTATGCAGCACCTTTACTGGTGGCAGAAAAAGACATCATGAAGGAAGTAGGCAGTACCAGAGAAACAGTGAAATTGGCTTTTGTATCTGACGCATGCAGGTGATAACCCATTTACACATTAATCAATTATTTCATGAATGGGTTGATCCATTCATCTGGGTAGCTCGCTCATGACTAATCGCTTTTCAAAGGTCTTTTCTGGTCTCATTTGTTAATTCCTCataatagaaatgaaatttaaatatgaattttggtAGGACTTTCACATTACACACAAATATGTTGAAATTAGGAATTgtgaattttgttaaaaatacttAAGGGCTAGTAAAGCATATGTATGCCTTTATATCTAGTAATATTATATTACTTCATGGTTATTGATACAAAGTTAGATGAACTATAACATGGTGAAAAATGGATTCTTTAAGAGAACAAAGATCTCAGTACCAAACAGATGAACATAATTAGGATCCATAACCCATTGTATATACTGAATGCTTTATTATAAATCAACCTGGAATCTCATTCCCTTGATTCCTTTTCAGAGAATTTGCGGTTTCTCAGAGATATCATCAAATACTGTGAACATTCATCAAGTCAATTTGGGCACCCACACCTCTAGTTAGAACAATGAATTTTAgtttctctttcccctctctaTGCTGCTCTATGctagttgttttattttaatcaaagAAGGTGAGTAATCATGCTGAGAACTGGAAACTACCTCTGGCTATGTGTGTCATAGGTTATCTATTACAACGTTTGCATTTAAAGTGTCCTGGGAATCATCCAAGAAGTGATGATCTTTCCATTTGTAGTTTTACTTTTGTGGTCTGGTTTTGGAGATGCAAAGTATATAAAATTTGTACAATTATAATTGTTCTGACCTCTAATTTTATTACCTGTTTAATTACTATGATTCTCCTTTAAAGTTATAGTTATTAATCGATATTTTCTGTTCTATAAATTTGAAGCAGTAGTATAAAGTCAATACTAACCGTACATGCACAAGAAATTCTGATGGAATTGATTCCAGGTTGTTGAGGTCTATTAAATACTATAATGTGCCCTTGAATCTGCAGCATTTAACACAGTGCCTGTTGAATAGCCACATTTAAATACTGAGTCAATAAAAAGTTGGAAATTAATTTGTGGATATTCTCTGTATGTTCTATGAAGAGGCCATGTCCATTCTTGTTCATCACTCTGTCTCTAGGACTTAGGAAATAGTAAgaccaaattaataaatatatttattaggtattactatttattttttaatccattttcaaATTCTGTGACATGATTACTTTTATCCTCAGACTATTTTAAGCCCTTTTAAAATGATTCTAAAAAGTAATAGTTGCATAGAACTTAGTTTTGGCTTCAAATTCCATTATAATGAAAGAAATTTGGAATTCACAGGAACAGAGAGACTCTAAAATTTCTGGTAATTGATTATTATCTGTGACTGGAGGGAAAAATGTAAATCATTGGTTGgagtaaatgattttaaaagaaaatggacaTCTCTGAGCATAGGGAAAATGCAGAAGTCATGAATAATAGACAACTCtgcaacaaaaggaaaatgatgtgTATAAGAACTAATATACAAATGccttaaataacaaaatgatTCAACATTCATAGGTGCTATATTTAGGTGATActtttttcttaaagtgataATAAATGTACCACAATTTACTATTGCAATtgctttatttcatcattttcatgTCTCAAGCCTATTGAGACTGTTTGCATTTTGGGTTCTGTTGTGTTTCTTGTTTGAAGAAAACCAGTGTTCTTACTTTGTTCTTCTGGATTATTGTTGTCTGTTTTCCATGGAGCATGATCTGGATTTGCAGCCAGTTTGCACTTGTGCTGCCTGCAGAAGAGAATTCTTCACCACTGGGCGGCTCTAGTGCTCTGGATAGCTTTCCCTTTGCAGGTCTCCTAGGAGGTTTCTGAACAATTCAGTTTAGGCTTAATGAGCAGTCAGAGCATAATAATTAACTGCCATGGAGATATTTTTCCACATTCCTAGGAAAATATGCTTAATAATATGGCAcagaaaaataaaggataaaatatgtgacctttaaacaatgaaaatgtaGGGGATAAATACAAAGAGTACCATTAGAAATTGGAAATGAAATCAAGTTAGTGAGAAAATATCCTTGAAAATGTGGGATGTTCCTGTAATTGTACTTGATATATGGTGAGTCCTCGCTAAATGCTTGATATTAGCTAACTCAGAAAATATTTCCCTCCTGGAATTGCTGTAAAGATTAGATACGATGATCATCAGGATACACTTTGGAAATGATAGCGAATTCTATTGTTATTTGCCTGGTGGAGAGGAGACAATGGGGGACAATGATAGGAAAAGACAAGATTTTTAAAGCGGTAGACTTGGAATTAAATCTCTGCTGATGGTTGCTTAACTTTCTGTGACTTTGCTATACCTTCAGATTACTTACCTCTGACACAGGGCTAGTGTTATTGTCTACAAGTAGGATAATGTCGTATGAAGCAACCTTTACATTTTTCAGGTTCCCAGCAACTGTTATTTACTCCTTCAATCTTATAATGTCCTGGTTTAATACTAGCACAATCATAGGTAACACTAAATAACtcattttgggaaagtttagaaAATATCCTTGGACTCTCATGGAGAGTGCTGAATTTTGCCGATATTCAAAAATAAGTGAGGGTGAGTACCATGGCTTAAGTGCCTGCTGCATCCTTCACGTCCCACATTTAAGCACCTTTCCAAACTCAAAATAGAGTGAATTATGGATTATGCTCACACCTAATGTCAGTGATGGTCAGGGGAAACATGAGTCATATTGCTGTAGATTCTAAAGCAATGCAAACATGATTTCAATAAGattaaaagtcaaaacaaaaaagcctatGAAGAACATCTCTTGAAAATGACATTAcagacagatttttatttttcactatcttatgatttttactgttttgtatttatatttcaagtgtcatttaaaaatataaattcttccCACTGTGTCTATATCCTCCACTAGAGAGGTTGATGGGTATCATAGACACATGGAACTAAGAATAATAATTCAAACAGTAATTTAGAGTCACATCCATAATAGAAGTAGAGTAAGCTTTCCTGGAAATCTTTGTCTCGGAAGAAGACAACATGGCATATTCAAAAGAACTGGTATTAGAAACCTAGACCAAACTTCAAGTTTTGAATTTTGGTGGAGTGACTGTGGGCCAGTAGTTAATATTCTTTGAACTTCAGCTTCTCTCCTttaaagaagcagaaagcatttcCTGCACAGTAGCCTCAAACTTAACTACTGAGTTAAAATTTGTTATTCCAAATAGTTAAATTTGTTATTTAACTTTTGAGATTAAGGGCCTAAATAATGAATGCAGAATAATAGCAGTAAAATAACAAAAGTTCCAGCCACACTGCTGAATAGTCTCCTTAGTTTATCACTGCTCATTGGTGTCccagaaatctgtattttaacaacCACCACTGTAACTATGTTCCTTAAACATGTAGGATATTCTCATAATTATGGTTAGAGTTAGTATAAAGATTTAATATGGTAACATTTCTGAAACTTTTTACACACTATCATATGGAATCTAAAGGGTCATtatgattatatatattataatataaagaTCCATACTGCAAATTTGGGAAGTCACCTGCATAGTGATGACAGTCAATGACTTATGTTCAAATGAGATCACTCAGAGAGACTGAGTTCAGTCAAGTCAAAAATAGAACTGGAGCACAAACCTTGAGAAACATTACATTTCAGGAATAGGTGAATGAAAGCCATTCTacaagaaattatatatatattcctcaGAGACTCAAGAGAGTGTCTTTTACATATCTTTGTctcataaatattattattttctccatttcaatGAATATGCACAACTAAGTTTTATTACTAAGCCACTGTGTGGTGCTTGGAACATGAGAAATGTTAAATTAAttgataataaagaaaagaagaataaaggatTGCATGCCCCCATTTCCCAAGTCTCTAGAGTGAGGGGGAAAAGTAAAACTTGAGAAAGAGGTCAGAAGCTTTGAGTACTTACGTAACCAAAGGGGTCATGAATGATTCTGAGAAGGAAAACAGATGTTTCCCCCTGCGTTTTATCTTTAGTTTCTTCCAGAGTTGAGGGACTCTCCTTCCCAAACTTCTATCTTCCCAAATGTCATAGGACTGTGCTTGGGTTCTCTAGATACAAATCTTAAGTAGTCTTCTTTTTCATTCAGAATCACAGAGAGTCACCTAGGGTGATTGTCTTAGTTAGTGGAAATAACATGAACTCCTGCTTTCCTGGGACTTTAAATGGCCTCATGGTCCCTCTGGAGCCTCATGCTGACTTGGGGAACAGGAGCCCTCTGAGCATAGGAAACAATTAAATGCTGATTGGTGAGATAGTTTCTGAGTTACAAAGTAGTACACGGCAATCAATTTGTAAATTCCTCCTGACccactctttttttctgttttaggtaGATATCTATTGATCCCTTTTTAGGGGGTCTTTGATTTATAGTCCTCAATGACTTGACCTGTGTATCTGCCATTTTTCCAGTTTCTAcccattcatttttctcttgtgaTTTCTTGATTCCCACTGACCAGACTTTATTCAAAATGTTAAGCCAATTTAAGGGAACTTaggaatgtctttattttgaatAAGTGTGGACTTGGTTCAACTTGGGATTCTTATTAGtatgaaaagaatgtatgaacCAATATTGAATAATACAGAGATGTTTCTATCAACAACAGAACATGGCATATCTATGATGGTAGTCCTATAAAAATTATCATGGAGTTGAAAAATTCCTATTTCCTACTGATATCATAACCATCATAACATCATAACATAGAGCATTGAGCATTGTTTGTTTGTCTTAATGCTCatgttaaaaaaggaaaacctatCATGTTGCCAGTCATGTGCAAGTGTAGAGCATGAAATTCTGTAAGGTACATAATACTTGACAGTGATAATAAACTATGCTGTTTATATGTATTGACTATGCTatactttttttggtttgtttgttctgagattgaacccagggattcACCCTTACATGGCAagtctctactacttgagtcatgcctccagtccttttgcttgtattttgcttttgagatagaatctcccTAACTTTAccttggctgaccttgaactcactattctttctctgcctcccaagtagctgagattacaggcatacaccaccaggGTTGGCTGTACTATGCCCTTTTATTGTTGAATTAGATTGTACTTCATCAATTTAtttaacaaccacaaaaaaaaaaatactgttgagTGTGCTGGTGCATGCCTAAAATCTCACCACTCACCAGGCAGATGCACATAGGGaatttcaggccaacctgggctactagaatatataggaagacactgtctcaaacaaaaagaaaacaaacaagaaactcaCTGTGAAACAATAGGCCACAATGTGACAACAGTAGCATGGTTACAGCATCTCTTCATTTCATCAAGAGGCTGTGTGGAGTGCCTGCAACATACCACCTAGGTCTGTGTAAGTACTctgtgatgttcacacaatgaagAAATTGCCTAACCACATTTTTCATGTCTTCATGTAGATAAGAATGCTTGATGGTATTTTGTTTCCTCTAAGAACTTGGGAACCATATGTTTTCTTATtgctcatttatgtatttattgaataatttaaTCCATTATAAGGTCTAGTTGAGTAAGGGTATATTTGTCTGTTGTTTTTATTACAATAATAACAATGTGCAGAATAGAGCCttgcaaatatatttatatatatacatatgtttgtataaataaatacatattattacATATAAAACACTAAATAGTGTTTCTCTTTCTAAAATTTCATCATTTAACTCATTTCACATTTTATGTGAAAAGACTGAAACTACTCTGTTTAAACAAACTATGAGTGAACAGAAAAAATCCATTCATGCTTTAAAATAACCACAAAGGTctttttaattgtatatattatacCAGGCTCAGGGCTATTCACATAATTGTCCTTTGGATAACCAGCATTTTATGTGCATTTCCTAACTCAGCTCCTGCAATCAAGCTGTCATATCTTGTCTGTGGCACCCAACAAGTCCTAAGCCTTTATTACAGCCAGATCAGAGGGTGAACTCTGTTCACCTTTCCAGAATCTCCCTTTTGCTTCCCAGACAattcagaaaataaggaaaagtttTAGGGGTGAGAAACAATGCCAGATATGGTTTCTACCCATGGAAAAGGATCATTGCTTTTCACAATTGGTTTGGTATAGATTAGAAACCTATTTCTAGACCAGGCACcagtgtgggaggctgagattaggaggactgcagtttgaaaccaaccctggcaaataatttgtaagagcttatcttgaaaatacccaacacaaaaaaggggttgggagactggttcaatggtagagcgcttgcctagcaggagaaaagtcctgagttcaaaccttaatacctccaaaacaaaacacaacaaaaatctGTTTTTAGAGCCTGGTattggtaaaaataaaatttgtgcttACATTGTTCTTTactgtatatgtgcatatacatttatgtatagaCTTTCACATCCATTAAGATCCATTAGATCTTAAAAACAAGCCAGTGcggttttcttcattttatacttGCAAGAACAAAAaattggggaagaaaaaaatttccacaaCATATAAAATGACATCGACCAGAATCAAGCTGACTTTTCTAtacaaaattgttatttttttcaaacagaCTCTCAAAAGTGACTGTGACTTTCTTTAAGCTCCAGATTTAACTGGTCATTTGGAAATAGTATAAAGCAAAGTTGACAGCGTCCACTGTTCTTTAGCAAGgaaaatgattataaatattCTCAGGTACTTACATTGTTGACTCAAACACTTGGTTTTAGCATCCAGATAAAATACTCCTGAGTGACCCATGCCAGGAAGAGCGGGGTCCTTAGTGACCAAATGTTGTTCTATTAAAGTAGAAGTGTATGCCTGCCCTGTCTCTGGGTATAATATGAAGACAGAACACTCAAATTAGAGATGAAGAGTCAATGATAGAATATCCATAAAATTTATGTTAGTAGGGGCTAGCACAAAGGAAGCCCTTGGTTATTACAGAAGCATGcagttttttgtattgtttttactGTTGGAGCatttctccttgaaaaataaatccttgccTATCCTCTAATTGCACTTTTGCAGAGGCCAGGAAGAGGAAAAATGCAAAGGTATTAAAGCTGAAGACATTTCCTTCCATGCAGAGAAAAGATGCTCTAATATTTGCTTAAGAATTTTCAGTTGGTCCCTTAGTCAGATAGTTGCTACTTTATAACTGGTCCCTAGAAGGAGGCGGGGTCTTCCAGGAAATATCTACTGCAGCTGTTTTCACTTTGCAGTGTGACTCAGAGCACTGAGGATTTCAGAAGGTGAGTGACAGAGCTTCCCACACTGGGGAAGAGGATTCCAATCCCTTCATCCTGAAGAATTGAGAGCTTAGCATTCTATCTTCTTTCCTCAATGTAGTCTTTGAATCTATTGGGACTTATTCTAACTGCAAGCCCAAGGGGTGGAGAATTAGACCTGGTATATTACCCTAGGGATTCCTGCAAGTTCTGCAGTTTGGCAGAaatcttggtggtggtggtggggaggagggattGCAGAGAACATTTAAATACTCCTGAGTGACCCATGCCAGGAAGAGTGGGGTCCTAATAATTTCAaggacctttctctctctctctctctctctctctctctctctctctctgtgtgtgtgtgtgtgtgtgtgtctcattgatgtttttctcaattttatgtATGTTTGTACTGTAGAAATGCTTTAGGTCTCCACCCAAATCTTTTATCCAGAAATTTGAGACTGACGCTGTTCTTTTTGTAAATACCTGGGCAATGGAAAAATTAAGGACTGAAAATGTAGAGTTTAAATCACTGTTTCTTTGAAAGCTAAATCTCCTCTTTGGTTCCATCCCAGGCTCATCACTTTTTCCCTGCAACAAGCTGCAGGGTGTGACCAGCTGCTCCACtcattcccccaccctctccctgccTATGACTGAGCTATTCAGAGCCCTGACTCCTGCATTCCAGAGGGTCTACACCACAGGCAGATCCCTAGGCCAGTGAGAAGCCCTCCAACCACCCAGCTTCCTCAGATCTAAAGCTTTGCACTTGGTCACTTCAGGGGCTGCCCTACCCAAAGTATTGCTAGGCACCTTTCTGGAATTCCATCCTGAGACAGAAGTAATTTTGACACAAACAAATTCTGTTTGTACTGGGCAGAGTGAGGGAGAGGGTGCAGCATCATAAATTTCCCTCCATGTGGGATTGGTTCTTGATATAGAATCTGGAAATAAAGATTGTTTCTTTGTAGGAGATCCCAGTTTGCCTCTCTCTCTTCTGATAGCCGTCCTTGGTGAGTATTCCCCAGCTTGAGAGCTCTGTCTGCCTGACAGGATCCTTCAGCTGCTTTGCTCCTATGAGAGTCCCCcctgttttaagcttcctgctggtGTTATTAGAAATTCTTTCCCAGCTCCAGCCTCTTCTCCTGGCCCCATTAATTGGTCTTCATGGAGGCTCTTTTCCTCAGCATGGTTTCCTCTCCCTTCACCTTACTACTTTCTGTGTTGCTGTCAAAGCAGGAACTTTTCACCACATTCAGTGTTTATTCAATTGCTCAGTATAACAGGTGTGGAATGATGAGCCTGAATGAATATGCGTGCAGATTTGTGGAAGGGGGGCTGGAATATCAAGTGTGTGATCAGTATGGACATTGCTTTTTGGGGTGAGAGAGGGCAAggttgaactcatgacctcatgagtgctaggcaaatgttctactactgagccacattcccatccCTGCAGTGAGTTTTAATTGTGATTGGACTGAGTTAGGTGGCCTGGAAATAGTTCTGTCAAAAACCTCAGATGGAATTTTTCTAGAAAGGAAAGCTGTCTTGTCAAGAGCCCTTGTTTCTCTGGCCTATTTATCCCAAGGAAGGTGGGGTTTCCAGTGACTCATCTGCCTCTGAGTCTCTAGATAAGCACATGAGTGTCATTTTTCTTCAGCtttctctatgctccaaataatGACATTTCCACTTGCTAAGGTGGGTTTTAAGTGAAAAGTTCCCTGTTGGTGCTGGAGTTTGCAGCTTTGCTCATACTTTGTCAGAAGAGGAGAGACAAATTAGCACCCAGAATTCAGTTCACAATGGTTCCAGAATAGCTTCTAGTGCCAGTAGGGTCCATCAATAGAATGAAACTCACCTATTGACTccctgaataaaataataatgcaaatTATAACTTAAATACATAAAATCTAAATGTTTATTTCCTTATCATATGCTATGGTTTGCCAAAGATTATAAAAAAACCCG
This window harbors:
- the LOC109677365 gene encoding olfactory receptor 10N1-like, which codes for MRNHTLVDEFILLGIPQTEGLETVLFVIFLFIYSFTLFGNLLIFIAIISSSTLHTPMYFFLGLLSIFDMSFPSVTCPKMLLYLSGHSHTISYKGCVAQLFFYNFLGSSEGCLYSVMSYDRFVAICHPLRYMLIMKLGVCVSLVMVAGLVGCLHATILTSLTFKLIYCGPNHVDYFFCDIPEVLPLACTDSFLARKVSSINVGFLALMLLFSVCVSYVHIGIAILRIHSAEGRQKAFSTCSAHLTAILCAYGPVIIIYLQGTPNPLLGTVVQILNNIVSPMLNSLIYSLRNKEVKRSLKRVFHSVVLAVRK